A single window of Rhodamnia argentea isolate NSW1041297 chromosome 5, ASM2092103v1, whole genome shotgun sequence DNA harbors:
- the LOC125315258 gene encoding MATH domain and coiled-coil domain-containing protein At2g01790-like, with protein sequence MKPKWGIPRFMPLKTFINPSNGYLVDDTCVFGVEVYVIKSLGLGECLTLEACPQPVSHKWKISNFSTLGNDRYSDVFTAGNHNWRLQLCPRGDQHNIYKNISVFLCLVDSGDQKVKATYTIRLKGRAGRTHQMTGGYWFSGPNKKWGMPSFLPLTTVQEYLAGDEFVLEAEVQVLGTVRKLP encoded by the exons ATGAAGCCCAAATGGGGTATTCCAAGATTTATGCCGCTCAAAACTTTCATCAATCCGTCAAATGGCTACCTTGTTGATGACACTTGTGTGTTCGGAGTGGAGGTTTATGTTATCAAAAGTTTAGGTCTGGGTGAATGCTTGACACTAGAAGCGTGTCCGCAGCCTGTTAGTCACAAAtggaagatatcaaacttctcTACTTTGGGGAATGATCGCTACTCTGACGTTTTCACTGCAGGGAATCACAACTG GAGGTTACAACTCTGTCCAAGGGGTGACCAGCATAACATTTACAAAAACATTTCCGTATTTCTTTGTTTAGTAGATTCAGGTGATCAGAAAGTCAAAGCCACTTATACCATTCGGTTAAAAGGGAGAGCTGGCAGGACGCATCAGATGACAGGAGGT TATTGGTTCAGTGGTCCAAATAAAAAGTGGGGTATGCCCTCCTTCTTGCCACTGACTACCGTTCAGGAATACTTAGCTGGTGATGAGTTTGTCCTGGAGGCTGAAGTGCAAGTTCTTGGCACAGTGAGGAAACTACCATGA